The nucleotide window ATATTTTGCTCTCAGTAATTTGTTGTCTGGCATTTTGGTTGGCAGGCATGGATTTTTTCAATGCAATTAACCATGCAATGACAACCGTTTCGACAGGTGGATTCTCCACCTCAGACAGCTCATTTGCCCAGTTTGATAGTTTGCTGATTCACTGGATTGCTATTGTTTTTATGCTGGCCGGTGCATTTCCATTTGTGCTGTTCGTGCGGTTATTGGTGAATAAAAAATGGGTGATTTTTAGCGATACCCAAGTGCGTGGATTACTGTGGGCAGTGGCTATCACAACAGCTGTTCTGACCATACAACTCATCGTCACTGATCAGATGGCGCCCTTCCGTGCATTGACAATGGCATGCTTTAATTTGGTCTCTGTGATTACAACAACCGGTTTCGCATCGGGGGATTATCAACTCTGGGGGCCTCTGGCCTTGGTGATTTTTTTCTTTGCAACGTTTATTGGTGGTTGTTCGGGGTCTACTACCGGAGGGATCAAAGTATTCCGTCTGCAGATTTTTGCAGGCTTGGTGAAAGAACAAATAATGACGGCAATTCATCCTCGCGCAATTATCAGCCGCCGCTATAACAACCGTTTAATCAGCTCTGAAATTATTGCTTCTTCTATCTCATATATGTTTTTGATGACCGCATGCTTGGTCGTCATCGCCGTCATACTCGCGCTAACCGGGTTGGATTTGGTCACGAGCTTTACCGGTTCTGCAACAGCGCTGATGAACGTAGGCCCTGGGTTAGGCCCGATTATTGGCCCTGCCGGCAATTTCTCCAGTTTAAGTGATACCGCAAAATGGGCGCTCTCCGCAGGAATGTTATTGGGGCGACTGGAATTTTTGACCATTCTTGTATTGTTTACTCCTGCATTTTGGCGAGCATAATGAACACAGAACAATTACTGCGTAAATTCGCCTATCCGATTGGAATATTATTCCCCTGGTTATTAACACCCTTTGCTTTTTTGGTGACCGACTCCCTTCCCAAGGCGAATGTTCCATTGTTGTATATCGTGATGGTGGTTTTTATCGCCATCAATGTAACAGTAGAGCTGGCAATCATTAATGCACTGTCCAGTTTTTTTGCGTTCAGTTTCTTTTTTGCCGAACCTTATGGGTCAATTATGATTCATCAGGATGAAGACCTTCTGACAATCTCGCTGTTTTTGTTGACATCCGTCTTGGTGGGATACATGGCCACCAAGCATAAAAAAAATGTCCAGAAAATTCGCATGCGCGAGTTTATGACGGATATCGAATTGGAATTGCTAGAGCGCCTCCCGAAAGCGATCGACACCAAAGATGTAATAGAAGCCTTGCGTGATGCGCTCAAGCCTTGGCGGGAACATTGTGTACTCATCACCCACGATGATAACTGGGCTACCCATCCGATGATTCGTCGGCTGACCAATTTACGCAAAACCTATTTGGAAGAGTTGTTGGAATTACGCTTAACAGACGAAGTAATCAAAAAAATCCCCGAGCTTGAGCAAGAGCATGACGTTTACTTTTTATATAGTTCGCGCCAGGTAATAGGTCTCTTGAGAATCGCCGCCGAAAATATCCCACATTTACCGCGCGACATTTTTTTATTGTTATTACACCAGGTCAATATTTCGTTGGAGCGTACCCGGCTAGCCGCTGATTTGGAAAAAGAAAAAATTGCCAAAGAAAATGAATTGTTGCGATCTTCACTTTTGTCTTCAGTGTCGCACGATTTCCGCACCCCATTGACGACCATGATTGGCGCAACATCAACTGTGCTTGAGTTTGGCGAGCATCTGGATAAACAGCAGACAAAAGAGTTATTAAGTACCGTATTGGAAGAAGCTGAGCGGTTGAATCGCTATACCCAAAACTTGCTCGATATGACCCGCCTTGGTTTTGGGCAGATGAAGCTGGAATGTGACTGGGTCAGCATAGAAGAGATTCTTGGGGTGGTAAAAAAACGTTTGCGGCCGCTCTTGATAAGAAATTATCTGACTGAGTCTATTAGCCCGGACATGCCTTCGCTGTATGTACATGCGGCATTTTTGGAGCAGGCGATTTTTAATATTATCGATAACGCCATTAAGTTCTCCCCTCCTGATGCCAGCATTGATATCGAATGTACTACAGAGAACAATAAAATTATTATCATGATTTGTGATCAGGGAACCGGAATCCCTGAAGATGAGCGTGAAAAAGTATTTGAGCGCTTTCATACCGCAGAAAAAGGAGATCGCCGTAAATCAGGTAGCGGCCTTGGTTTGACCATCTGTCGTGGAATGGTCGTTGCCCATGGGGGTAATGTCAGCATCCTGCCCAACCCCAAGCGGATCGGCAACAAGTATAATCCTGGGTGTTGCTTGCGTATCGAACTCCCTATTCACGAGCAAAATCCGCAGCAAATACCCAAAACAGAAGAATAAATATTTAACAGCGATATAACACTGGTGTCTGCACTGGATGGTTATACTCCCTCCCATAAACGGAGTCGCTATGAGCAAAATCTTGATTATTGATGACGAACCCCAAATTCGTCGCTTCCTACAAATCGGTCTGACTGCACAAGGTTATGTTATCCGTGAGGCTGACAATGGCCGTCAGGGGCTGACTATCGCTGCAGAAGAATCACCGGATCTGATCATTTTGGATATGGGCTTGCCTGATCTTGATGGCCAGGTCGTTCTGAAGAAATTGCGCGATTTTTTTCATCAACCTATCATCGTTTTATCAGTGCGAAATCGTGAATCAGAAATTGTGCAAGCTCTTGACCAGGGCGCTAACGATTACGTGGTAAAACCATTTGGTATTCAGGAATTATTGGCGCGCATTAGAGGCTTGATAAAAGCATTTGGGCCAAGCGTAGAAAGTGTGCACAAATTTCAGGATGAGCGTGTGCTGATTGATTTGCAGGAGCGCAAACTGGTTGTGGAAGGCGAAGTCGCAAAACTGTCGCGCAAAGAGTTTGAGTTGTTAAAGCGGCTCATTAATAACGCAGGCCGATTGGTAACCCAACAACAATTATTACGCGAAATTTGGGGCGGAACCCATGTAGAGGATACCCATTATTTGCGTATTTTTATTGCGCGCTTACGCACCAAGTTAGGTGATGATCCTTCCAACCCCCGCTACATCGAAACAGAACCAGGTGTTGGTTATCGTTTTTTGCCCAGTGTTGAAAATTAATTCTCAAAAATAAAAATGCTCGCGACCAAACGTGGCCGCGAGCGGTTGTAACTACATCCTGTACACACACATCTAAAGCTAAACACATCGACCAATCAAACACATTCTTTCACTTAAACACATTCTTTCGCTATTGGTTAACGACAAATAGCACCTATATTTTCTACCAAACCAGATGTAGCCTCGCTAATGCATCCGTGTTTGTTGTTAATAAATTGCGCACCTACCAACATGTTATTAATACATGATGCATCGTTTGCCAAAACTCCCATGCCACCTGAGCGCGAGATAACCACTCCGGTAAAGGTGTTTCCCGTTGCAGCAGTCGTTGGGTCTGTATTGACTTGCGCAAGGAAAATTCCGTGCTGTACGTTATCGCGGATATGCAAATTAGTGAATGAATTATCCAGCGAGTCACGCATGAAAATTCCTACTGTGCGATTATCTGCAATGGTCACATCATAAAATTTATTGTTGTTAAATTTTATGTCAGTTGAAATACCGGCCGCTTTGTTTCCGTATAGATGAATACCTGAGAAGGTACTGTCTTCGGTTTCATATCCGGCAAGGCCATCAAACTCATTGTCATAAGATGTGTAATCACGAATGGTTAAGCGACGGCACCCAAGCTCGGTTACTAACCCTCCGGACATAGCGCCAAACACCGTCACCGATTGCACAGTGCAATCAACACAACGACGAATACTAATGCCGTTGTTGCGCAGTGGAAATTCGTTGCTGCAGGGGCCGCCCATGCATTCAGAGGTTTGGTTTGCGCGGTTGCCATCGATCATTAATTCTTTCACGCGAATATGGCGAACGGCTCGGCTGGGGATATTTTCCGTAGTGCCCATGACAATGACGGGAGCATTAATATTATTAGCAAGGCGCAATAAACTGGCGGGCCCCATGCCGCGCAAGCTAATATTGTTTCGGTCAATAACGATAGGATGTGTACATACATAGGTTCCTGCAGACAGCACTACTTCGCCGCCTTCGGCAGGTAATTTATTGATGGCATTTTGAATTGCGGTACAGGTTTTTTCCTTGACGATTTCTGTTGCCGAAGCAAAAGTAGATACACACATCATCAACACGATCAGCAATGTCCATACAGCGTGTGTGCTAGGTTTCGTTTTCATAGCAGCCTCACTTGAACACAAGAATCAATCTTGCATACTTGAAGCCTAGCTCTAAAAAAATCATCAACAATGAAAAAAGCGTCTTTAGCCAAAAAAAATCTAATTTATATAACTGACCAAATTGGCGGCCATATAGAGTGTGTATTCCAGAAACACAAAAGGAGCCAAAGGCTCCTTTTGTCACACTGCAGTTTTATAAACTGAGTCACTACTCTGCTTTAGGCATAAGCGGGTTACAGTTTTTAATGGTTACTCTGCCCTCCAGCAAATTGCCTTTGGAGTACTCACTGAAAATGCAGGTGTTATTTTCCGGGTTGTAATTTTCAATCCACAGGTTGTCATCTTTCCAGGTTGCCTGAATGTGCATTTGGCCTTTGGGAACCTCAATAGACATAACACCGCCGTAGTTTTTGACAAAGTGTTGCTCGTAATGGAAAAAGTACATCAACCATCCAATCAACAGCACTGCCAAGCCACCTATCAACCCTGCTTTCCAGCGCAGATAGCGGCCAACACCCCAAAACACAAATACGGCAACACTGATAACAGCAATCCAGTACAGATATGTAATCACAAGCCTTCCCTCACGGTCGTTGAATTAGCCCTTATTCAACAGGCTTTTGCGCCCCAGTGCAACCAAGCCGAGTGCCAATAAGCTGAGCAAGCCCAGGCTGCCACTGCCGCCATCGTCTTTGTCGTCTTTTTGGTTGATCAAGGTATTTTTGGCTGGATTCAAGCTTGATGCAGTATCAGGATCGGCATTCAGTACGACAATGTTTTCAATCAAGGCCAGATTGGCACCAGTGACAGGTTTGTTGGCTACCTGATCTGCTGCCGAATAATCGCGCAGAGGGAAACCCTCAAATATGCCTACATTGAAGCGGCTAAGCGCTGCAATCGCATCCACTACTACCATTCCTTCACCCACTACTTGACCGAAGACGCTAAAGCCGCCGTTGTTAGTGTCCAGCACATAACCATGGCTTTTGTCGGTCGCATTTTTATCATTGAGGTTGATAAACCACTGGTTGGTGGCAGAGTTGGGGTTGCCACCTAATTTTGCCATGGCAATAGTGCCGCGCAGGTTTGAATAAACGGGTTCGTTTTCAACTGCCGCATTTTGGGATACTGCCACTAATGGCAGCTCACCGTTGAACTTATATCCGCCGCCTTGAATAACAAAATCTTTCACCGAGCGATGCACGATGGTGTTTTTGTATGCTTCGGCATTCACGTACGCCAGGAAGTTGGCAACGGTTTTAGGAGTCGTTTTATCAAACAGATTAACTTCAAAATCGCCCAATACAGTTTGGAACTGGACAGTAGTGGCGCTTGCCGCTTGAGTCATGAACAGGCCTGCACTCAGGCACGCGACCGATAAAGTACTTTTGAGCCAGCTGGCTGGATTGGCAACATTGAATGAAGAACGCATGGTCGATAAACCTCTAATTATCAATTAACTGGCACAAGCGAATGCGATTGTTGCCATGAAAAAAACCTTCAAGCCCAAGGGCTGTGGAATCTTATCCTGACTCCCCTTACCTAAACACCTGAAATTTGTTGGATTTTGTAATACGCACCGGATTTATGACGCTAATCCTCGTCACCTGATTTTTTCCAATGGCCATTCGCTTGGGGTTTGACTTCATAACGAGCCCATTGGCGAAATTCTGCGCGAAGGCAAATGCCCGTGGCGTAGCCGCCGTCTCCAGCGACAACTTTATATATCACCTGGTCTTTACTGGCATCGGTGCTGTTGGCGGCGTCTACGACCTGACGGACACTCCACAAGTTCCCCAGCTTGCCATTGCTGTAGTAATGCCCGGCAACAATTTGTTCAGGGTGGGTGATATTTTTCTCCGCATGTTGTTTTGCTAACTCCAACAATTGGGTCAGGTTTTCGGCAGTAATATCGACATAAGAGTTAAGTTGCTCCATCGCCGCAGAAAAATCTTCCTGGGTTAGTTCAAACTGCCGCTCGGCGGCAACAGCGGGTTTGGCAATTTTCCGCCGCACAAGGTGTGCGGGATAACGCCGCCAGGGGAAAAATGCATTGAATAAAATGGCGACAAGCATGATCCACAGAACGTTAGTCAGGATCGGAAATACCAGATACCAATAGTCGAGCCGGTAGATTTCGGCCCCACCAATAACGGCAGCCAGAGCGGTCGCCCCACCCGGAGGGTGCATAGAGCGCGTGTAATGCATAAGGCCGACGGCAAGACCCACCGCCAGTGCGGGTGTCCAGGTTTGGTCGGGGAATAATTGCTGGCAGCTGACCCCGATAAATGCCGACAGCAAATGCCCTCCAATCACCGCCCAGGGTTGCGATAGCGCACCTTGAGGTACTGCAAAAAGCAGAACTGCCGTGGCTCCCATTGAGGTGACCATCAATAAGGTTCCTGCGGTATGCATAAAGCCGTCGGGAAAGCACCAGCGGGCACCCCAATAAACAGCCAAAATGCCCAGGAACGCGCCCACCGCCGAGATCATTTTCTCGCTATGGCTAGTGGTGTTGCGCTCTATCCCGAAGAGTAAGCGGGTCTCATGCAGCCAATGTTTGAATGACATAACTCTCTTTACGCATCCTTTAAGCACCATAAAAGTGCGAAATCCTAGTGACTTAGGCCGCACCGTGCAAATCAAAACACCGTATTTTTTCTTGACCTTACCACGATGGTAACGCTTAACCTTGGTTTATCTTGATCAATCCAAGCGTTTACCAAACCCGTACCGGAGAGTTCATCATGTATAAATTTATCGTTACAACTATGACCTGTGGTGGTTGTGCAGCGGCTATTACCCGCGCAATCCTGGGGGTTGATGCATCGGCAAGCGTAAAGGCAACACCGGCTAATCATTCAGTGGAAATAGAAAGCCGTTTGAGCCAAGGTGAAATTCTGGCGTTATTGGACGATGCTGGTTATCCCGCTCAACCGGTTTAAGAGGTGATGATGAAACATCATAGCGAAATCGATCTGGCGATTGAGGGGATGACCTGCGCATCCTGTGTTGCTCATGTTGAACGCGCGCTGGCCAAGGTTGATGGGGTTGAATCGGTTAGCGTCAATTTGACGACTGAGCGTGCGCATTTGAATCTGGCGAAAGCTGTGGCCAGTGAAGTGCTTATCCAAAAGGTTCAACAGGCGGGTTACAGCGCGCAGCTGATCGACCGCCAGCAGGCTTCCGATCGCACAGACTCCGCAGCCAAACACGAACAGGAGCGGCTTGCCCTCAAACAACAATTCCAGTTGAGCCTTGCGCTGACCTTGCCCGTGTTTTTATTGGAGATGGGCAGCCATGTCATACCTGCATTCCACCATTGGTTAATGGCCAATCTCGGCTGGTGGAATTGGTTGATACAGGCGGTTTTGACAACGCTGGTGATGTTCGGCCCCGGTAGGATGTTTTATTACAAAGGCCTGCCCGCCCTCGCCCGCTTTACACCTGATATGAATTCACTGGTTGCCTTAGGCAGCCTTGCCGCGTGGATGTATTCGTTAGTCGCTACCTTCGCCCCCGCGGCCTTACCCGCTGGCACCGTCAACGTGTATTACGAAGCAGCGGCAGTCATCGTCACACTCATCTTGCTCGGGCGCTTGATGGAAGCTAATGCACGTGGCCGTACCAGCGATGCAATCGCCCAATTGGTAAAACTCCAACCGCAAACCGCAACCCGCGTACAGAATGGCAAAACCGATATCGTTGAACTTGCCATTATCCAACCGGGCGAATACTTGCTGGTTCGCCCCGGAGAGCGGGTTCCATTGGATGGCGAGCTTGTGGAAGGCAGTTCTTTTATCGACGAATCCATGATGACCGGCGAACCTATTCCGGTGAAAAAATCCGTGGGCGACGAAGTGATCGGCGGCACGCTCAATACCACCGGCTCGTTTACCTATAAAGTCACGCGCACCGGTAAAGACACCTTACTCGCGCGCATTATTGATTTGGTTGAAAATGCCCAAAGCGGCAAATTACCCATACAAGCCTTGGTCGATAAAATTACCGGCTGGTTCGTGCCAGTAGTGATTGCGATTGCAGTAATCACCTTCATCCTCTGGTTTATCTTTGGGCCTGAACCTTCGCTGGGTTTTGCATTGGTTAATGCGGTAGCGGTGTTGATTATTGCCTGTCCCTGCGCAATGGGATTAGCGACACCCACCTCCATCATGGTGGGAACAGGCCGTGCAGCGACGATGGGATTGTTATTCCGCCGCGGCAGTGCACTGCAAGGCCTTGCCGACATCAAAACCATTGCGTTTGATAAAACCGGCACCTTAACCATAGGCAAACCACAACTGACCGATTTTGAAGTCGCGCCAGGTTTTGACAAAAACCAATTATTGTCGCTTGCACTCGCCGCCGAACAGCGCTCTGAACACCCGATTGCCCACGCGTTAATTGACGCTGCACAGCAGTTGAATATTACGGCGGGTGAAGTGGAAATGTTTGAAGCTATTTCCGGTTCCGGTTTACGTGCGCGCATTTCCGGCCATGCAATTTTGATTGGCGCGGATCGGCTATTTACACAACAAGTCGCACAACAAGCTACACAACAAAAAATCGATATCACACTGTTTTCGGCTGTAGCAGAAAAACTTGCCGATGAAGGCAAAACCCCCATTTACATGGCCGTAGATAACCAGATTGCCGCAGTGATGGCATTGGCCGACACTATCAAACCCGACGCTGTTGAATCATTAACAGCACTGCATGAATTAGGTTTTAATATTGCGATGATTACCGGCGACAACCAGCGCACCGCGAATGCAATCGCAAAAAAATTGGGGATCGATACCGTTATTGCTGAAGTGTTGCCCGAACAAAAAGTGGATGCAGTAAAACAATTGCGCACTGAACATGGCAGCATTGCGTTTGTGGGTGATGGTATTAACGATGCACCAGCCCTTGCAGAAGCTGATTTGGGTTTGGCAATTGGTACCGGAACTGATATCGCTATTGAAAGTGCGGATCTGGTATTAGTGAGTGGCGATTTGCAGGGAGTGCCCAAAAGTATTGGGCTGGCGCGCGCGACTATGCGTAACATCAAGCAAAATTTATTTTGGGCATTTGCGTATAACGCAGCACTGATTCCGTTAGCGGCAGGCGTGGCTTATCCGTTGTGGGGCGTATTGTTATCCCCCATGTTGGCTGCTGGTGCTATGGCACTATCGAGCGTATTTGTTGTCACCAATGCATTGCGGTTGCGTCGCTGGCAAGCTCCGCATATCGTTATGAAAAAAACAGGCCTGTCATGAATAAACGTGCACAAAAACCAACTCTGGAATTAGCCGATGCCCATGCACTGGGTTTGCACAGTATCGGCGAGGCGGCCAAATTAACGGGCCTGAGCACCAAAATGATCCGTCATTACGAATCATTGGGGTTGGTCAGTCCGACGGATCGCACCTATGCAAATTATCGGGTTTATCAAACACGTGATATTCATTTGCTGCGTTTTATCAAAAGCGCGCGTGAGCTGGGTTTTTCAATGAAACAAATTGCCGTGCTGACGAGTCTCTGGCAAAACTCTGGCCGCAGCAGTGCTGAAGTTAAAAAATTGGCATTGGAACATATTCAGGAGATGGACGAGCGCATCCAGTCATTACAACAAATGCGCAACGCATTAAATGATTTGGCGGGTCGTTGCCACGGCGATGATAAACCCGATTGCCCAATCCTTGATGCAATTGCTTGTAATACATGCCACGGGGATCAATAATCGCATTATGAACAAGCACAAATATGTCCAACTGGTTATCGCGCTGTGTCTGTGGCTCCCGCTGCAGGCAATCGCGGGGCAATTGGTACATTGTGCGCAACTGGAAAGCCAGTTGAACATTACTGCTTCAACAACATCTGATGAAAACAATGCAAATGCTGATAACCAAACATCAAGCCCTTGCCATCAGAAGATTGATGTACCGGATGAGACGGTAAAAACCTGCAAACATTGCCAGTTTGTCTGTCATTTGCACTTTGCCATTCTGATTGATTCGTCATTTTCCAATGGCCACAGCGTTACATCACACCTGATCCCATTCAACCCTCTTTCACCTAAACAACCTTTGTTGCCTCAAATACAAAAGCCCCCGCGATTGATTTCTCATTTCTACGCTTAACTTCAAACTTTTATTTCCAGGTTTAAATTCCGTTTTTATTGGATTTTTTATCTATTCATTGCAATCACTTGCAACAGCGATAATTGCAATAAAGAACCCACATTTTGTCAGGAAGAATTTATGAACCCTTTTTCCCATGGGGGGCGATTGGCCTGCGTCATTGTATCCAGTGTATTGCTGGCTGCTTGCGCATCAACGCCACCGGTTACGACTCTTACTCAGGTTGAGCAACAACTCGCGGTACAGTACCCGCAAGCACAAGTGGCTGACAATACACTCGGGCAAGCGAATATTGATGTGAATAGCGATGAACGCTTGTCACTGGATAAAACCGTGCAAATCATGCTGTCCCACTCACCGCAAGTGCGT belongs to Cellvibrio sp. pealriver and includes:
- a CDS encoding TrkH family potassium uptake protein, whose translation is MKLLGPTLLILGAILNILALFMLVPLALSITYNSDNQLAFFSSATLTSLVGIVFLLIGKKSRLDFMQPRQVFLITTAAWTGVSLFSALPFILIDHPLSIADAVFEAVSGVTSTGSSVMAGLDSLPKDILLWRSMLNWIGGVGIIGMAIAVLPFLRVGGMRLFKTESSDWSDKAMPRAQSLMAMIIYCYILLSVICCLAFWLAGMDFFNAINHAMTTVSTGGFSTSDSSFAQFDSLLIHWIAIVFMLAGAFPFVLFVRLLVNKKWVIFSDTQVRGLLWAVAITTAVLTIQLIVTDQMAPFRALTMACFNLVSVITTTGFASGDYQLWGPLALVIFFFATFIGGCSGSTTGGIKVFRLQIFAGLVKEQIMTAIHPRAIISRRYNNRLISSEIIASSISYMFLMTACLVVIAVILALTGLDLVTSFTGSATALMNVGPGLGPIIGPAGNFSSLSDTAKWALSAGMLLGRLEFLTILVLFTPAFWRA
- a CDS encoding ATP-binding protein, with product MNTEQLLRKFAYPIGILFPWLLTPFAFLVTDSLPKANVPLLYIVMVVFIAINVTVELAIINALSSFFAFSFFFAEPYGSIMIHQDEDLLTISLFLLTSVLVGYMATKHKKNVQKIRMREFMTDIELELLERLPKAIDTKDVIEALRDALKPWREHCVLITHDDNWATHPMIRRLTNLRKTYLEELLELRLTDEVIKKIPELEQEHDVYFLYSSRQVIGLLRIAAENIPHLPRDIFLLLLHQVNISLERTRLAADLEKEKIAKENELLRSSLLSSVSHDFRTPLTTMIGATSTVLEFGEHLDKQQTKELLSTVLEEAERLNRYTQNLLDMTRLGFGQMKLECDWVSIEEILGVVKKRLRPLLIRNYLTESISPDMPSLYVHAAFLEQAIFNIIDNAIKFSPPDASIDIECTTENNKIIIMICDQGTGIPEDEREKVFERFHTAEKGDRRKSGSGLGLTICRGMVVAHGGNVSILPNPKRIGNKYNPGCCLRIELPIHEQNPQQIPKTEE
- a CDS encoding response regulator; the protein is MSKILIIDDEPQIRRFLQIGLTAQGYVIREADNGRQGLTIAAEESPDLIILDMGLPDLDGQVVLKKLRDFFHQPIIVLSVRNRESEIVQALDQGANDYVVKPFGIQELLARIRGLIKAFGPSVESVHKFQDERVLIDLQERKLVVEGEVAKLSRKEFELLKRLINNAGRLVTQQQLLREIWGGTHVEDTHYLRIFIARLRTKLGDDPSNPRYIETEPGVGYRFLPSVEN
- a CDS encoding right-handed parallel beta-helix repeat-containing protein; protein product: MKTKPSTHAVWTLLIVLMMCVSTFASATEIVKEKTCTAIQNAINKLPAEGGEVVLSAGTYVCTHPIVIDRNNISLRGMGPASLLRLANNINAPVIVMGTTENIPSRAVRHIRVKELMIDGNRANQTSECMGGPCSNEFPLRNNGISIRRCVDCTVQSVTVFGAMSGGLVTELGCRRLTIRDYTSYDNEFDGLAGYETEDSTFSGIHLYGNKAAGISTDIKFNNNKFYDVTIADNRTVGIFMRDSLDNSFTNLHIRDNVQHGIFLAQVNTDPTTAATGNTFTGVVISRSGGMGVLANDASCINNMLVGAQFINNKHGCISEATSGLVENIGAICR
- a CDS encoding peptidylprolyl isomerase encodes the protein MRSSFNVANPASWLKSTLSVACLSAGLFMTQAASATTVQFQTVLGDFEVNLFDKTTPKTVANFLAYVNAEAYKNTIVHRSVKDFVIQGGGYKFNGELPLVAVSQNAAVENEPVYSNLRGTIAMAKLGGNPNSATNQWFINLNDKNATDKSHGYVLDTNNGGFSVFGQVVGEGMVVVDAIAALSRFNVGIFEGFPLRDYSAADQVANKPVTGANLALIENIVVLNADPDTASSLNPAKNTLINQKDDKDDGGSGSLGLLSLLALGLVALGRKSLLNKG
- a CDS encoding HPP family protein, which produces MSFKHWLHETRLLFGIERNTTSHSEKMISAVGAFLGILAVYWGARWCFPDGFMHTAGTLLMVTSMGATAVLLFAVPQGALSQPWAVIGGHLLSAFIGVSCQQLFPDQTWTPALAVGLAVGLMHYTRSMHPPGGATALAAVIGGAEIYRLDYWYLVFPILTNVLWIMLVAILFNAFFPWRRYPAHLVRRKIAKPAVAAERQFELTQEDFSAAMEQLNSYVDITAENLTQLLELAKQHAEKNITHPEQIVAGHYYSNGKLGNLWSVRQVVDAANSTDASKDQVIYKVVAGDGGYATGICLRAEFRQWARYEVKPQANGHWKKSGDED
- a CDS encoding heavy-metal-associated domain-containing protein, whose amino-acid sequence is MYKFIVTTMTCGGCAAAITRAILGVDASASVKATPANHSVEIESRLSQGEILALLDDAGYPAQPV
- a CDS encoding heavy metal translocating P-type ATPase; this encodes MKHHSEIDLAIEGMTCASCVAHVERALAKVDGVESVSVNLTTERAHLNLAKAVASEVLIQKVQQAGYSAQLIDRQQASDRTDSAAKHEQERLALKQQFQLSLALTLPVFLLEMGSHVIPAFHHWLMANLGWWNWLIQAVLTTLVMFGPGRMFYYKGLPALARFTPDMNSLVALGSLAAWMYSLVATFAPAALPAGTVNVYYEAAAVIVTLILLGRLMEANARGRTSDAIAQLVKLQPQTATRVQNGKTDIVELAIIQPGEYLLVRPGERVPLDGELVEGSSFIDESMMTGEPIPVKKSVGDEVIGGTLNTTGSFTYKVTRTGKDTLLARIIDLVENAQSGKLPIQALVDKITGWFVPVVIAIAVITFILWFIFGPEPSLGFALVNAVAVLIIACPCAMGLATPTSIMVGTGRAATMGLLFRRGSALQGLADIKTIAFDKTGTLTIGKPQLTDFEVAPGFDKNQLLSLALAAEQRSEHPIAHALIDAAQQLNITAGEVEMFEAISGSGLRARISGHAILIGADRLFTQQVAQQATQQKIDITLFSAVAEKLADEGKTPIYMAVDNQIAAVMALADTIKPDAVESLTALHELGFNIAMITGDNQRTANAIAKKLGIDTVIAEVLPEQKVDAVKQLRTEHGSIAFVGDGINDAPALAEADLGLAIGTGTDIAIESADLVLVSGDLQGVPKSIGLARATMRNIKQNLFWAFAYNAALIPLAAGVAYPLWGVLLSPMLAAGAMALSSVFVVTNALRLRRWQAPHIVMKKTGLS
- the cueR gene encoding Cu(I)-responsive transcriptional regulator: MNKRAQKPTLELADAHALGLHSIGEAAKLTGLSTKMIRHYESLGLVSPTDRTYANYRVYQTRDIHLLRFIKSARELGFSMKQIAVLTSLWQNSGRSSAEVKKLALEHIQEMDERIQSLQQMRNALNDLAGRCHGDDKPDCPILDAIACNTCHGDQ